The window TATGCTCAAAAGCAAGGAATATGAGAATATTGACCTGCCTATCGTCGGCTGTGATATGGTACTTGGCCGGAACATACCGTCCGTCCACTACGACCACCGCTTGGGGGGGCGGCTTGCCGCAGAGAAGCTGATCGCCAATGGATGTAAAAACATTCTCCAATTTAGCGGTTATTCGGCCATCCCCTCACCGGCCTTGGAAAGGCACCGGGTTTTTGAGGAGGTCTGCGCGCTCCACCAGGTGAACTGTATCACTTACGAGCTGGCAGCCGATGAATTTAAAAGAGAGTCCTATACACAGATTATTGATGCACTGCTTGAGCATCATCCTGAGATCGACGGACTCTTTTCTACAGATATTATAATCGCCTATGCCCTGCGCTGTGTATATGACCGGGGTATACGGGTTCCAGAGCAGGTCAAGGCAGTAGGGTATGACGGCATCGAGCTCACCCATCTGCTCACCCCCCCGCTCACCCACATCCGCCAGCCCTTAAAGGAATTATCCCAGGTACTGGTGGACACACTTTTAAAGAAAATCAAGGGGGAAGAGATAACAGAGCAGGAAATTATTCTTCCCGGACTGGTCATGGTGGACGGTAAAACAACATTGGTGTAGGCCTCCTTACTATATATCCGTTCCATGCACCTGCCTTTAAAGCCAGTCCCGCAGCGCTTTCAGCCAGATATCCTAACAGAGGCCCCCTGCTCCTTAAAATCATTTGCTGCCTTTTCAAGCACTTCTCTGGAGGGAGCCGTAAAGGCAGCATTCTTTTTGCCCAATTCTGCATATTTCCCCTCCCCCAGTCTGTGATATGGGAGCAGTTCTATCATTTTTACATTTTTTCTTCCCCTAAGAAAACAGGCCAGGGGTTTTACCGCACTCTCCTGAATTTCACCTATAAAAGGGATTCTGACGATAATCTGCGAGATTCTTTCCAGTTTTTCAAAATTCTCCAGTATCCTTTCATTAGATATACCAGTATATCTTTGATGCATCCCGCTGTCCCAAAGCTTTAAATCATATAAAAATACATTTGTGAAGGGAATCACCTTTTCAAAATTTTCAAACGGGACATTCCCCGCTGTATCTACTGCTGTATGGATTCCCGCAGACTTAAGTCCCTCCAGCAGACATGCGGCCCCCTCTGCCTGCAGAAGAGGCTCACCGCCTGAACAAGTCACTCCGCCTCCAGAAATTTCATACAGAGCCTTATCCTTTAATACCTCCTGTAAAACCTGCCCTGTGTCCATTGTAAACCCTACCTGGCGCACTGCCCCTGCCATACATACACGGGCGCAGCCGCCGCATCCTCTGCATAAGGAGCGTTCATAGACAAGCTTTTCCCCCCGTAAGTACCGGGCCCCTGCCTGGCAGGCTCTTGTACAGGCCCCGCAGGATATACACCTGCTTTGATTCCATTGAATCTGCCTCCCACTCTCAAATGACTCTGGATTATGGCACCAGGCACATCTAAGATTACATCCCTGAAAGAATATAGTCGTCCTGATTCCCGGCCCGTCATGGAGGGACATCCGCTGTATATTAAATAGATTTACTTCCACCTGGCACCTCACTCCTATCCTGCAATCCGCTTTGCCCGGTTCACAATTTCTATCTGCATCTCCCTGTCCAGCGTCACAAACCTGGCACTGTAGCCGCAAACCCGGACTACCAGGTTTTGGTGCCTGTGGGGATTTTTAAGCGCATCCTCCAAAGCCGCCGCATCCACAACATCAAAATCAAATACATTCCCGCCGCATTTCTGGAAATAGCGGATTAAAGATTCAAAAACCTTTTCATCACAGCCGGCCAAAGTCAGAGGCATCTCAAAATACATCACTGCCGTCCCCGGATACTTGCTTAAATCTATATCGGCCAGAGAATGCACCATTTGTGCAATTGTTGTGTTTACATCCTCTGCCGGGTTAATGCCCCTGGATAATGACTCCCCGCCCTTCCGGCCATTTGGCGTGGCTCCTGTTTTTGCTTTCAGCCATTCGTATCCATAGAAAGACCACAGGGCAGCCTCGTACTGCCCTCCCCGGGTATTCGGCATTCCAGATACAATAACAGACATGTCATCATAAATTCTTTTTGTAAGTTCTTTTATCTCATCCTCATCTTTGCCGTATTTTGCCACCTTGTTTTTGAGCCACAGGCGAATCTGCTCTTCCCCCTCAAAGTTTGTGGCCAGAAGTTCTTTCATGGCCTCCCAGCTTATTTTTTTGTCCGCAAACACGGATTTATATATGGCATACATGGAATCAATAAACGTACCGATTCCACTGACAGCAAAGGTATTCCCATTATATTTTGCCCCTCCTTCTGATACATCCCTTGCCTTTTCAATACACCCCTCAATGGTGGAGGAATATAAAGGACAAGGATTATAATACTTCCAGAAATTCTCGAACTCGTTATAATGCCAGGTAACTGCATTGACGATCAACTTTAAATTATAAAATACTCTTGCATAAAATTCTTCAAAATCCCGGCACCATTCCAAGGATATTGGGACAATCCTTTCCTGTTCAAAAAACGCATACTGGCTGGGGAATATCATCATCAACAGATATTTGGAAGGATTCAGGTAACAGAAGGCCCGGGATCCAAATTCCGTATTGGCCAGAACTGGCTCCTGGCAGCCCCCTGACACATAAAGCCGGGCGTCCTGAAGTTCTTTCCCCTTATCCATAAACCCCTTTATCAGAACTTCATCGTTGAATACAGAAAGTACATTTGTGCCCGATGCCGCCAATTTTCCTACCAAACTGTAGTATGCATCCGGCGCCCCCTTAGAAAACCTGGCCTGCAGCTTTGGGTTTACAAATCTGTATTCCAGATATGCCTCGATTACAAACCTGGTAATATCATTAAATACTGGCTTTCCCTCTGCATCACATCCGCCAATATTTAAACTTGTGTTTGTGCCGTAGGGTGTGTCCCCAAGGTCCCATCTGGCGTCTGTCAGCGCTACAAACCAAGTGATGAGTTCTTTTGCCTCTTCCCGGGTTATAATGCCGGCCTCCAGATCCCTGGTATAATACTTTTCCAGGATCCTGTCTATATGCCCCAGTATGGCAAATCCAAGAGATTCAAAGGAATTGCCGATTTCCCGCAAATACCAAAAAGTATTCAAGGCTTCATAGAAAGTTTCTGCAGGATATATGGGGCATTTCTGCGCCCCGCGGCTAATCCTCATCAGTCTCTCTCTGACCTCTGGGCAGGCTTCATTTTCCAGTATTTCTTCAGCTTTTTTTGCAAATCTTTTTGTCAGTGTTATCAAAGAATCCTGTGCCGCAATCACACTCTCAAGAAAATCCCGCCCCTGTGCTTCTGTTACATGGCAAAGCTTTTCCTCTGCCGCCCTTTTGATGCCTGCGAATCCATGCTTAAGTACAGCCTCAACTCCCATGGCATGGTGGGCGCAGTCCATATACATGGTAGAATCTATGATATCCTCTTCCATATAAGGGCCGGCCCACCCCTGGAATTTTTCTAAAAACCCCGACCTGTCTGTACGCATTAGCCAGCTGTCCAACCCTGGGATGGGGGGATAGGCTGCTCCCACAGAATTTCTGATACGCCCCGTCACCACTTCAAAGTAAAAAGGGCAATGCCTGAAAACTTTCACTTCACATTCGCTGGCAATCACCTGGTAGATCCAGGTTTTCTTTTTCAGGGGCGAAGCCTGGGGGAAAGCCTTCAGCTTATCATCCAGCATTCTTTCCTGCCTGCTTACATCTGCCGGGAACCTGCGGTAATGTGCATCCAGCTCTTCCATAAACGCGTCATATTCATCCGCAAATCTTAATGTATGCATGTCCTTAGCCTCCCTTAAAATTCGAGTACTACTTTCAGTCCCTCTCTGGACCTCACCAGTTCTATGCCCCGCTGGTATTCCTCAAGGGGCAGTTTGTGGGTCACAAAGTCCTTCAGGTCCAGCTGTCCGCTTTGGATATACCCAAGCACCTCCTGGTGGACTTTTCTTTCTTCCCTGGCGATTGGCCACTGGACTGCATGTATCTGAAAATTATAGGGAGCCTTATCCCAGTCAATCCTGTCGCCTGTGTGCATACCAATCCCATACACCCCTATCTTCCCAGTTTCTTTTACCACCTGCATCCCCTGGTCTATAATCTGGGTCCGGCCCACACAGTCTACAAACAGATCCACACCCTCAGGCACATAAGACTGTATCGCACTAACCAGGTCAGTCTCCTTTGAATTTACAGCCAAATCTGCCCCCAGCCGCCTGGCCGCCTCAATACGTTTTGAGTGGTGCCCTCCCAGCACCACTTTCCTGGCGCCCATCAGTTTGCTCAGGGCTGCCATGGAAAGGCCCACCGGCCCACATCCAATCACCGCCACATCCATGCCTTTTTCTAACCCCAGACGGTGAAGGGCGCTGCAGATCTCCTTAAGGGTGATAATCATGGTGCCCTCTGCCGGATCTATATCCCCTGGAATCACCTGCTGCGTACAGGTTCCTATGTCGGCCTCAAGGCCGTCCTCCACTCTCGCATCATAGTCATTTACATATCCGTACTGGGCAAAGCTGCCCCAAAGGCTGTTATAGGAGGCGCTGCTTTTGAGTATTGTCCGCAGCACCCTGTCGCCCGCCTGGTAATTCCTGACCTTTTTGCCCACCTTTATCACTTCCCCCACAGACTCATGCCCCAGCACTGCTGGGTAATCTGTGAATCCCCGCAGGCCTCCTTCTATCAATTTCAGATCCGTCCCATTACAAATCCCACAGGCCAGTGTTCT of the Luxibacter massiliensis genome contains:
- a CDS encoding zinc-dependent alcohol dehydrogenase, encoding MKGLIVTGDGKLRLAADVPMPEPDDYEVLTRTLACGICNGTDLKLIEGGLRGFTDYPAVLGHESVGEVIKVGKKVRNYQAGDRVLRTILKSSASYNSLWGSFAQYGYVNDYDARVEDGLEADIGTCTQQVIPGDIDPAEGTMIITLKEICSALHRLGLEKGMDVAVIGCGPVGLSMAALSKLMGARKVVLGGHHSKRIEAARRLGADLAVNSKETDLVSAIQSYVPEGVDLFVDCVGRTQIIDQGMQVVKETGKIGVYGIGMHTGDRIDWDKAPYNFQIHAVQWPIAREERKVHQEVLGYIQSGQLDLKDFVTHKLPLEEYQRGIELVRSREGLKVVLEF
- a CDS encoding pyruvate formate lyase family protein, translating into MHTLRFADEYDAFMEELDAHYRRFPADVSRQERMLDDKLKAFPQASPLKKKTWIYQVIASECEVKVFRHCPFYFEVVTGRIRNSVGAAYPPIPGLDSWLMRTDRSGFLEKFQGWAGPYMEEDIIDSTMYMDCAHHAMGVEAVLKHGFAGIKRAAEEKLCHVTEAQGRDFLESVIAAQDSLITLTKRFAKKAEEILENEACPEVRERLMRISRGAQKCPIYPAETFYEALNTFWYLREIGNSFESLGFAILGHIDRILEKYYTRDLEAGIITREEAKELITWFVALTDARWDLGDTPYGTNTSLNIGGCDAEGKPVFNDITRFVIEAYLEYRFVNPKLQARFSKGAPDAYYSLVGKLAASGTNVLSVFNDEVLIKGFMDKGKELQDARLYVSGGCQEPVLANTEFGSRAFCYLNPSKYLLMMIFPSQYAFFEQERIVPISLEWCRDFEEFYARVFYNLKLIVNAVTWHYNEFENFWKYYNPCPLYSSTIEGCIEKARDVSEGGAKYNGNTFAVSGIGTFIDSMYAIYKSVFADKKISWEAMKELLATNFEGEEQIRLWLKNKVAKYGKDEDEIKELTKRIYDDMSVIVSGMPNTRGGQYEAALWSFYGYEWLKAKTGATPNGRKGGESLSRGINPAEDVNTTIAQMVHSLADIDLSKYPGTAVMYFEMPLTLAGCDEKVFESLIRYFQKCGGNVFDFDVVDAAALEDALKNPHRHQNLVVRVCGYSARFVTLDREMQIEIVNRAKRIAG
- a CDS encoding LacI family DNA-binding transcriptional regulator; this encodes MATIKDVAARSGVSVGTVSRVLNKRGYISQETYQKVYQAMEDLNYQPNQIARNLFSQRTYTIGLLLPDISHPYFSELTRELELLLYESGYKVLLCNTKENANREQDYIKMLQQNKVDGIIIATHMLKSKEYENIDLPIVGCDMVLGRNIPSVHYDHRLGGRLAAEKLIANGCKNILQFSGYSAIPSPALERHRVFEEVCALHQVNCITYELAADEFKRESYTQIIDALLEHHPEIDGLFSTDIIIAYALRCVYDRGIRVPEQVKAVGYDGIELTHLLTPPLTHIRQPLKELSQVLVDTLLKKIKGEEITEQEIILPGLVMVDGKTTLV
- a CDS encoding glycyl-radical enzyme activating protein, which translates into the protein MEVNLFNIQRMSLHDGPGIRTTIFFQGCNLRCAWCHNPESFESGRQIQWNQSRCISCGACTRACQAGARYLRGEKLVYERSLCRGCGGCARVCMAGAVRQVGFTMDTGQVLQEVLKDKALYEISGGGVTCSGGEPLLQAEGAACLLEGLKSAGIHTAVDTAGNVPFENFEKVIPFTNVFLYDLKLWDSGMHQRYTGISNERILENFEKLERISQIIVRIPFIGEIQESAVKPLACFLRGRKNVKMIELLPYHRLGEGKYAELGKKNAAFTAPSREVLEKAANDFKEQGASVRISG